One Engraulis encrasicolus isolate BLACKSEA-1 chromosome 5, IST_EnEncr_1.0, whole genome shotgun sequence DNA segment encodes these proteins:
- the LOC134449859 gene encoding uncharacterized protein LOC134449859 yields MGTQERSCSTSLEDAQQNSCPAVPSQNNSRTYNKYGTVIRPRKKNKDTPAPVPDNSADSADNSFEKTDVPVKKDTAANKRPVERPGPVTAQDVSSQELDFPTDNKGGRERPPADHKAPRRATAAGGRGATIHARPLVVPSASEEAVDLDSAETLDAPDLPDLYADSGELPTLSRGRQAARAASQRDSLSPREPTGDTDSPETLVEAPGTRLEDPGTQSGGEYSVAQRSRAAVHVGIILQSGVETLLMDRDSAETREVFDTPNTSAGAGGGFTQVQFRPRGRTFQLLSTTTTTTSTSPITTGHNNNNNINKNDNNNTSVKEEKQAPASVLVTAFPESNTTADGEVEVEDDSAEEEKTASPQSHKSDPITTMRTGLMSGTTTNDPGSLENLRDNSTEKLEEKTGDSS; encoded by the exons ATGGGCACTCAAGAACGATCCTGCTCCACCAGTCTGGAGGATGCGCAGCAGAACTCTTGCCCGGCCGTTCCCTCTCAAAACAACTCTAGGACCTACAACA AATATGGAACCGTAATAAGACCCAGGAAAAAGAACAAAG ATACTCCTGCCCCTGTTCCTGACAACTCGGCCG acagtgctgataACAGCTTCGAGAAGACGGATGTTCCGGTCAAGAAGGACACAGCGGCAAACAAGCGTCCTGTGGAGAGACCAG GTCCAGTTACTGCTCAGGATGTGAGCAGCCAGGAACTTGACTTTCCCACTGACAATAAGGGCGGCAGAGAGAGGCCACCGGCAGACCACAAAGCACCCCGAAGAGCCACCGCAGCAGGCGGGAGAGGAGCCACCATTCATGCAAGGCCACTTGTGGTGCCCTCGGCCTCAGAGGAGGCTGTAGACCTGGACAGTGCCGAGACTCTGGATGCTCCCGACCTCCCAGACCTGTATGCTGACAGTGGGGAGCTGCCCACTCTGTCTCGGGGAAGACAAGCAGCAAGAGCAGCCAGCCAGCGTGACAGCCTCAGCCCCAGAGAGCCGACAGGGGACACGGACAGCCCAGAGACCCTAGTGGAGGCCCCAGGCACACGGCTGGAAGACCCGGGCActcagagtggaggagagtactCAGTCGCTCAGAGAAGTAGAGCAGCAGTGCATGTTGGTATCATACTGCAGAGTGGGGTGGAGACTTTGCTGATGGACAGAGACAGTGCTGAGACCAGAGAGGTATTTGACACACCAAATACGAGCGCTGGGGCTGGTGGGGGATTCACACAGGTACAGTTCAGGCCGAGAGGGAGAACTTTCCAGCTcttatccaccaccaccaccaccacctcaacatCCCCCATCACCACAggccataacaacaacaacaacatcaacaaaaacgacaacaacaacacgtCTGTGAAGGAGGAGAAGCAGGCTCCTGCCAGTGTGTTGGTCACAGCTTTCCCTGAGAGCAACACCACGGCAGACGGcgaggtggaagtggaggatgacagtgcagaggaggagaagacggcCAGCCCTCAGAGTCACAAGAGCGATCCCATTACCACCATGAGAACAGGGTTGATGTCAGGTACAACCACAAATGACCCAGGCAGCCTGGAAAATCTGAGGGACAACAGCACCGAGAAACTGGAAGAAAAGACTGGAGATAGCTCATGA